In Candidatus Edwardsbacteria bacterium, the following are encoded in one genomic region:
- a CDS encoding PAS domain S-box protein codes for MEDQEKSKEQLINELHALRIHLSESEVQDLEHGRTRQKLRALEQLVDTMPLGVTISDIEGHILYSNPAEAQMHGYQVNELIGQEVRIFAPNGIWNPMTREQARKIKRLSREGLNIRQDGSIFPVHLMSDVVKNSSGEPIAIITTSEEMTIKKQAQALQSALYKISQKAAAAPSPAQLFSDMHSILGGLIYARNFLVALYDEDSQILEFPYHIDEFSATPPPAKLGKGLFEYVIKSGQVLFATSETIAEKMRAGEMDEMTSPFVNWLGIPLKKADQTIGIMVIKSYTEEISFSEAEKDLLIFVAQQIVGAIDRLKK; via the coding sequence ATGGAAGACCAGGAAAAATCAAAAGAACAGCTTATCAATGAACTGCACGCCCTGCGCATTCACCTGTCAGAGTCCGAGGTGCAGGACCTGGAGCACGGCCGCACCCGGCAGAAACTGCGGGCCCTGGAACAACTGGTGGACACCATGCCTCTGGGCGTGACCATCTCGGACATCGAGGGCCATATCCTGTATTCCAACCCGGCCGAGGCCCAGATGCACGGCTATCAGGTTAATGAGCTGATCGGACAGGAGGTGCGGATCTTCGCGCCCAACGGCATCTGGAATCCTATGACCAGGGAGCAGGCCAGAAAGATCAAGCGCCTCAGCCGGGAGGGCCTGAACATCCGCCAGGATGGATCGATCTTCCCGGTGCACCTGATGTCGGATGTGGTCAAGAATTCCTCCGGAGAGCCTATTGCCATCATCACCACCAGCGAGGAGATGACCATCAAAAAGCAGGCCCAGGCCCTACAGTCGGCCCTGTACAAGATCTCCCAGAAGGCCGCCGCCGCCCCCAGCCCGGCCCAGCTGTTCTCCGACATGCACAGCATCCTGGGCGGGCTGATCTACGCCCGTAATTTCCTGGTGGCCCTGTACGACGAAGACAGCCAGATCCTGGAATTCCCCTATCACATCGACGAGTTCAGCGCCACGCCGCCCCCGGCCAAATTAGGCAAGGGGCTGTTCGAGTATGTGATCAAAAGCGGCCAGGTGCTGTTTGCCACTTCGGAGACCATTGCCGAGAAAATGCGGGCCGGAGAGATGGATGAGATGACCTCCCCCTTCGTCAACTGGCTGGGCATCCCCCTGAAGAAGGCCGACCAGACCATCGGCATCATGGTCATCAAGAGTTACACCGAGGAGATATCGTTCAGCGAGGCCGAGAAGGACCTGCTGATCTTCGTGGCCCAGCAGATAGTGGGCGCCATCGACCGGCTGAAAAAATGA